From Staphylothermus hellenicus DSM 12710, a single genomic window includes:
- a CDS encoding macro domain-containing protein — translation MVEIMEICKINYRGVVVRGVRGDITELDVEAIVNPANSSMLMGGGLAGVLKRKGGEIIENEAKKFAPVPVGKAVVTIAGALRAKYIIHAPTMEKPAMRIKPENAYKATFAALTKAFDLSLNKIAIPGMGTGVGGLSPSDAGKAMAKAIKEFLDLVPSGIKEILIVDLNPEIPRMVCRSLEEMIGETGNEYQS, via the coding sequence ATGGTGGAAATCATGGAGATCTGTAAGATCAATTATAGGGGAGTAGTGGTCAGGGGGGTTAGGGGAGATATTACAGAACTAGATGTTGAAGCCATAGTTAACCCGGCTAACAGCTCGATGTTGATGGGCGGCGGTTTAGCAGGGGTTTTGAAGAGGAAGGGTGGAGAAATTATTGAGAATGAAGCAAAGAAGTTTGCACCAGTACCTGTCGGTAAGGCTGTTGTAACAATTGCCGGCGCGTTAAGGGCTAAATACATTATTCATGCACCAACAATGGAGAAGCCCGCTATGAGGATTAAGCCGGAAAACGCATATAAAGCAACATTTGCTGCTCTCACAAAAGCATTTGATTTATCATTGAATAAGATAGCAATACCAGGTATGGGAACAGGTGTTGGTGGATTATCTCCTAGTGACGCAGGCAAAGCTATGGCTAAAGCAATAAAGGAGTTCCTAGACCTAGTTCCTTCAGGAATCAAAGAAATACTCATAGTTGACTTGAACCCTGAAATACCCAGGATGGTTTGTAGATCCTTGGAGGAAATGATCGGGGAAACAGGAAATGAATATCAAAGTTAA
- a CDS encoding glycosyltransferase: protein MVLKIGFASTYPPTHCGVGEYSRMLITALKSLYPRIKAYVFADKRGGDRRFDELAKVDIIPSFEHEETSYRKLLDNLALIDGVDILHVQHEYGIFGKHNGLIEAVEEAREERLVGKIVITMHTVDHPYTLRSGTLEFQRQLNKFDAIIVHSALQEFELIHQGIDPSKIIRIPHGTLLNPYLWLPRFKLAESLGISEEQLVGFLIGVPGFLRKDKGLDILVKAVKPLLHDGDYTVIVAGETRDPVLRKELEEMVRNGPNMIFIERWLTSEEILKLVALVDAVVLPYRDRPASYSVSGILHLSMGGLKPIIGTRAPRLIELYHHAPRMTVPVRNPDELTRKIRWLRINYDVAIAYMSSLYSYAVRTEWRRTARRHLSLYAYVLGIEKSILSGE from the coding sequence ATGGTTTTAAAAATTGGTTTTGCAAGCACTTATCCCCCTACTCATTGTGGGGTTGGAGAATATTCTCGTATGCTTATTACTGCTTTGAAGAGTTTGTATCCACGTATAAAAGCATATGTGTTTGCTGATAAGAGGGGTGGGGATAGGAGATTTGATGAATTAGCCAAAGTAGATATTATACCGAGTTTTGAACATGAGGAAACTAGTTATAGGAAATTATTAGATAATCTTGCTCTTATTGATGGTGTTGATATTTTACATGTACAGCATGAATATGGTATTTTCGGTAAACATAATGGTTTAATAGAAGCTGTTGAGGAAGCTAGAGAGGAGAGGCTTGTAGGGAAAATAGTTATAACAATGCATACTGTTGATCATCCATACACTCTTAGATCAGGGACATTAGAGTTTCAAAGACAACTAAACAAATTTGATGCGATAATAGTTCATAGTGCTCTACAGGAATTTGAACTAATACATCAGGGAATTGATCCATCTAAAATTATAAGAATACCGCATGGAACCCTCTTAAACCCATATCTATGGTTGCCTAGATTCAAATTAGCGGAATCACTAGGAATATCTGAGGAACAACTAGTAGGATTCTTAATTGGTGTCCCGGGATTTCTTAGAAAAGATAAAGGCTTAGATATTCTCGTAAAAGCTGTGAAGCCTCTCCTACATGATGGGGATTACACGGTTATTGTTGCTGGAGAAACAAGAGACCCTGTGTTGAGAAAGGAGCTCGAGGAAATGGTTAGGAATGGACCCAACATGATCTTTATAGAGAGATGGTTGACAAGCGAGGAGATACTGAAACTTGTTGCATTAGTAGATGCTGTTGTCTTACCCTATAGGGATAGGCCAGCATCATATTCTGTCTCCGGCATATTACACTTATCAATGGGCGGGTTAAAACCTATTATTGGTACTAGGGCTCCGAGATTGATAGAACTATATCATCATGCGCCGAGAATGACTGTTCCAGTTAGAAACCCTGATGAGCTAACAAGGAAAATTAGATGGTTAAGGATAAACTATGATGTAGCAATAGCGTATATGAGCAGTCTTTACAGCTATGCTGTTAGGACGGAATGGCGTAGAACAGCTAGAAGGCATCTATCTCTCTATGCCTACGTTTTAGGCATTGAAAAATCTATTCTTTCAGGAGAATAG
- a CDS encoding MoaD/ThiS family protein: MNIKVKYMLWLREKIGLEQEEFKLDRETSLEDLVRIIILKHREAEKYLSNIFSDDNPFIILVNGIPRKKNYILKDNDLVTILPPVSGG, encoded by the coding sequence ATGAATATCAAAGTTAAATATATGCTTTGGCTACGCGAGAAAATAGGATTAGAACAAGAAGAATTCAAGCTGGATAGAGAGACTAGTTTAGAAGACTTGGTAAGAATTATTATTTTAAAACATAGAGAAGCAGAGAAATATTTAAGCAATATATTTAGCGATGATAATCCCTTCATAATACTTGTCAATGGAATACCTAGAAAGAAAAACTATATACTAAAAGATAATGACTTAGTCACAATTCTCCCCCCAGTATCAGGAGGATAG